In the genome of Camarhynchus parvulus chromosome 23, STF_HiC, whole genome shotgun sequence, the window CAAAACACTGGAAATGTTTGGAGTTATCAAACATTAGTTTTTTGAGCATATATTAATATCCAGGGCAAATGAGGGCTGTGTTCTGAGGTGTCTCCCTTGGTGGATGTGTGGACCTGCTCCCTGAACACCTGTCACTGTTCTTCCCTGATAACTCAGCCCTTGTTCcttgtgggagctgctgcatgGCCGGTGGAGCCACGCTCATGGAACGAAACAGAAGGTGCTTCTAACACTTCAGCTCTGAACACTGTGTTCTGCTCCAAGCACCAGGACTAACAGTTCTTTCTCAGCTTAGAAACCTCCACCTGTTCCCTGTTTCTAAGAGATTTGTTGCTTTCCTTGACTGACCAAGAGCTGCTTCAGCAGCACCAATTCTGGGGTAGAACTTGTTGCAAGAAAACTCAGGCAAATCTTTACTGTTCCTAGAAGAAATTGCTTATGAAATCAAAATCTGAAGTCAAAGCTTTatgccagtgtctcaccataTTCAAACTGTGATTTGATTGGGAAAGTGATTATCCCTTAAATAAACTGGCATCTTTGCTTTCAGATTACTACCTTAGTCACAGCCAGACATGGCAGCAGGGGTGAAAGGTGGGGAGAGGGTGCTCTGAGTTTGTAACTGTGTTGTGTAGCTCTGAACATTTGGCTTCTGAAAGGTGCTTTAGCCCAGTGGGGTTCTGCCCACGGGGGTCACAAGCTCCCTATGGACACGTGCTAACATGAAGGTGGTTCCTTGTGTTGCAGGTCTCGCTCTCGAAGCAGACACTCCCATAAGAGCAGGAGCCGCAGTGCCAGTAGCAGCCGCTCCAAGAGCAGATCCAGATCCAGGTATGTATTTGTCTTGGGAGAACTGGGGGCTCCCACATCAGTCAGAAGCATCATGTTAAATTTGTAGCAGgaacccttttttttcttttccctcccattCTCTGCACGCTCTGTTCAAACCCTTGCTGCACTAAAGCTGAGCTGTCTGTTGCTTTTGCACTTCCAGGTCTGTGTCCCGTTCCAGAAGCAAGAGCCGTAGTCGAAGCAAGAGCCGTAGCAGAGGccagaaggagaaaagcaggacTCCAAGTAAAGAGAATAAAAGTAGGAGCCGCAGCAGGAGTGCAGAGAAATCCCGAAACAAAAGCAAGGATAAATCTGAGGGCATTCTCCATAACAGTGATGAGAAAGCCAAGAGCAGGAgccacagcaaggaaaagagcaggagcaggagtgggaGTAAGGAGAGGGGAGAGGCGAAGGAGAGCATGAGGAGCAGAAGCAAGGAGAAGAGTAGAAGCAAAGACAGGGAGAAGAGCATTAGCAAGGGTAGAAGCAGGAGCAAAAGCAGGGAGGAGAGTAGGAGCAGGAGCCACAGCaaggataaaaggaaaagtaggaaaaggagcagggatgATAGCAGAAGTAGAAGCCGGAGCCACAGCAAGAGTGAGAAAAGCAAGAGGCGCAGCAAGCGagacagcaaaggcagcagcaagaagagaagaaaggataGCCACGAGCGGTCCAGGTCAGGCtccaaagaaaaggagcagCTCAAATCCGAGTCGGACAAGAAGGAGGCAAAAGGCGAGGGGGAGCATGTAGTGTCCCGCTCCAGGTCTAGATCCATTTCCAAGTTCAAACCAAATATCAAATCAGATTCTCGTTCCAGGTCTAAATCTGATTCAAAGCCAAGGTCCCGGTCCAAGTCCAGGTCTAGGTCTGCCTCTCGGTCACACTCCCGGTCACGATCAAGGTCCCGCTCCAGATCCTAACCTTGCTGCAATGCCACTTGGAATGGTTGGAAAAGTCTTTTGTACATGTTTAGTAGCTGTAACCAAGTGATTGAAGTAGAAACCCTGTCGATGCTATGTATTTTTAACAACCTGATGGTCTGTCTGTCATTAGCTGCAGCGCTCTCTCCCTGTAGCGCTCTCTGGtgtgaggctgctctgctcattTTCTATCCAAATAGAAAGGTTCTCTTTACATGCAGCTCTTCCTCGAGCCCCCAAATTGCCCTGTTTTCCAAGGAG includes:
- the SRSF4 gene encoding serine/arginine-rich splicing factor 4; this translates as MPRVYIGRLSYQARERDVERFFKGYGKILEVDLKNGYGFVEFDDLRDADDAVYELNGKDLCGERVIVEHARGPRRDSSYGSGRSGYGYRRSGRDKYGPPTRTEYRLIVENLSSRCSWQDLKDYMRQAGEVTYADAHKGRKNEGVIEFKSYSDMKRALEKLDGTEVNGRKIRLMEDRPGSRRRRSYSRSRSHSRSRSRSRHSHKSRSRSASSSRSKSRSRSRSVSRSRSKSRSRSKSRSRGQKEKSRTPSKENKSRSRSRSAEKSRNKSKDKSEGILHNSDEKAKSRSHSKEKSRSRSGSKERGEAKESMRSRSKEKSRSKDREKSISKGRSRSKSREESRSRSHSKDKRKSRKRSRDDSRSRSRSHSKSEKSKRRSKRDSKGSSKKRRKDSHERSRSGSKEKEQLKSESDKKEAKGEGEHVVSRSRSRSISKFKPNIKSDSRSRSKSDSKPRSRSKSRSRSASRSHSRSRSRSRSRS